The following coding sequences are from one Triticum dicoccoides isolate Atlit2015 ecotype Zavitan chromosome 4A, WEW_v2.0, whole genome shotgun sequence window:
- the LOC119283900 gene encoding wall-associated receptor kinase 5-like has product MPGAPTALLAFIVCISFPAAGASSERSMSLPGCADKCGDVPIPYPFGIGGHCATTRLNSYFNLTCDGTFDPPRPMVGDREAIVEVASISLEHGEMRVLSPVNHICFTSNSTSTKLADGYDLQPTPFIPSPSRNRFTVIGCNTLGLITGYKDTASQYVAGCYSYCDGVNNTSDGAPCAGMGCCEAAIPANLTTFGVVFQMNQSKVWDFNPCFYAMVAEVGWYNFRQQDLVGSLGFINDRAQRGAPIVADWAIKNGSCPEEGKDAPSDYACISANSYCKAANNGPGYLCQCSKGYEGNPYLLNGCQDTNEFALRKQDPKYEDLYPCRKGACHNIPGSYLCKCKPGKRSDSTNFGCRSLHSPADKMVIGKHNLCKPFISVHAFTSI; this is encoded by the exons ATGCCAGGAGCACCAACAGCCCTGCTAGCTTTCATAGTATGCATCTCCTTTCCAGCGGCTGGAGCCTCTTCCGAGCGCTCCATGTCATTGCCCGGCTGCGCTGACAAGTGCGGCGATGTGCCCATCCCATACCCCTTCGGCATTGGGGGGCACTGCGCCACGACCAGGCTGAACAGCTACTTCAACCTCACCTGCGACGGCACGTTTGATCCACCTCGGCCAATGGTTGGAGATCGCGAGGCAATAGTTGAGGTTGCCAGCATCTCACTAGAGCATGGTGAGATGCGTGTGCTCAGCCCCGTCAACCACATCTGCTTCACGTCAAATAGCACATCCACCAAGTTGGCCGATGGGTATGATCTGCAGCCCACGCCCTTCATCCCGTCACCATCGCGCAACCGCTTCACAGTCATCGGCTGCAACACCCTGGGACTCATCACTGGCTACAAGGACACCGCCAGCCAGTACGTGGCTGGCTGCTACTCCTACTGTGATGGTGTCAACAACACGTCCGACGGCGCGCCATGTGCTGGGATGGGTTGCTGTGAGGCTGCCATCCCAGCCAATCTCACCACCTTCGGGGTCGTGTTTCAGATGAACCAGAGCAAGGTATGGGACTTCAACCCGTGCTTCTACGCCATGGTGGCCGAGGTTGGGTGGTACAATTTCAGGCAGCAGGACCTCGTTGGTAGCCTTGGGTTTATCAATGATCGGGCACAGAGGGGTGCCCCCATCGTCGCTGACTGGGCCATTAAGAATGGCTCTTGCCCGGAGGAGGGGAAGGACGCACCTAGTGACTATGCCTGCATCAGTGCAAACAGCTACTGCAAGGCCGCGAACAATGGTCCAGGGTACCTCTGCCAGTGCTCCAAAGGATATGAGGGCAATCCTTATCTTCTGAATGGCTGTCAAG ACACAAATGAGTTTGCATTGCGTAAGCAGGACCCCAAGTATGAAGATTTGTATCCGTGCAGAAAAGGGGCCTGCCACAACATACCAGGAAGCTACTTATGCAAATGCAAACCAGGAAAAAGATCTGACAGTACAAATTTTGGATGTCGATCATTGCATTCTCCAGCTGACAAAATGGTTATTGGTAAGCACAATTTATGTAAACCGTTTATTTCTGTTCATGCTTTCACCTCCATTTAG